The following coding sequences are from one Desulfosporosinus orientis DSM 765 window:
- a CDS encoding lactate racemase domain-containing protein, which produces MDLNLFKVKQEFNSTRIDDISLTISQEFEKADLADRLKPGSKIAVAVGSRGIANISDIVKSVIKELKKLNVCPFIVPAMGSHGGATAAGQLKVLNSLGVTEKKVGVPLHSSMEVVRLGEIDGAVPLYFDKLAAEADSVFVINRVKPHTDFGGPLGSGLIKMISIGLGKHKGCVALHTHGLSKYIPVAAKLLLEKVNILGGLAIVENSQEETAHLELVKSGEMFEKEEKLLEMAKSQMARLPFKDLDVLIVKSMGKAISGTGMDTNVIGRLKVEGLPEQGELQIKRIVALDLAGNSYGNALGIGLADLTTKKLVDKIDFKPMYANVISTSYLERGKIPIFLDTDKEAVETALKTIGPRGVEKARICIIKNTLELEEFYVSASLVEELRENRNITIVEEIGQIPFAEDSQDLLLF; this is translated from the coding sequence ATGGATTTGAATTTATTTAAAGTCAAACAAGAATTTAATTCCACCAGGATTGATGATATTTCTCTGACGATTTCTCAGGAATTTGAGAAAGCCGACTTGGCTGATCGCCTGAAACCAGGCAGTAAAATAGCTGTTGCCGTGGGCAGCAGGGGTATTGCCAACATATCAGACATCGTAAAATCGGTGATTAAGGAGTTAAAAAAACTCAATGTTTGCCCTTTTATTGTACCGGCTATGGGCAGCCATGGCGGGGCTACAGCGGCAGGGCAATTGAAAGTGCTGAATAGTTTGGGGGTCACGGAGAAAAAGGTGGGTGTCCCTCTTCACTCAAGCATGGAGGTTGTCAGGCTTGGTGAAATTGATGGGGCAGTTCCCCTATATTTTGATAAGTTGGCGGCAGAGGCCGATAGCGTTTTTGTGATAAACCGGGTTAAGCCTCATACTGACTTTGGAGGGCCCTTGGGCAGCGGTCTGATCAAAATGATTTCAATTGGACTGGGGAAGCACAAGGGATGTGTTGCCTTGCACACCCATGGTTTAAGCAAGTATATTCCTGTGGCTGCCAAGCTTTTGCTGGAAAAGGTGAATATCCTGGGTGGATTGGCGATTGTAGAGAATAGTCAGGAAGAGACAGCGCATTTGGAGTTAGTGAAAAGCGGAGAGATGTTTGAGAAAGAAGAGAAGCTGCTGGAAATGGCCAAATCTCAAATGGCAAGACTTCCCTTTAAGGATTTGGACGTTCTGATTGTCAAGTCAATGGGAAAAGCCATCAGTGGGACCGGTATGGACACCAATGTTATTGGCAGATTGAAAGTTGAAGGGTTACCGGAACAGGGTGAGCTGCAAATCAAGAGAATTGTTGCCCTTGATCTGGCCGGTAATTCCTATGGCAATGCCTTGGGAATTGGTTTAGCCGATTTAACAACGAAGAAACTGGTAGATAAGATAGACTTTAAGCCCATGTATGCCAATGTCATTTCAACGAGTTATTTAGAACGAGGTAAGATTCCCATATTTTTAGACACAGATAAGGAAGCGGTTGAAACGGCCTTAAAGACTATCGGCCCAAGAGGGGTTGAAAAGGCCAGGATCTGCATTATCAAGAACACTTTGGAATTAGAGGAATTCTATGTTTCGGCGAGCTTGGTTGAAGAGTTAAGAGAAAACCGGAATATTACCATTGTGGAGGAAATCGGGCAGATTCCCTTTGCCGAGGATAGTCAGGATTTATTGCTTTTTTGA
- a CDS encoding FAD-binding oxidoreductase, with amino-acid sequence MLQNIIVKELEQIVGEKNLITARIPLATYAYDASQFFGTPDAVVFPTTTEMVSAIFKLAQRYDLEITPRGAGTCLSGGAVASQGGIVISMNKMNRILDINPGARTVLAEAGAINKQVQLLAEPYGLMFAPDPGSLNVATIGGNISENAGGMRGVKYGCTKDHILGLELVLPTGEIVTTGEMVSPSEEQIDLSYFLCGSEGTLGVVTKALLSLTPINSHVVTMTAVFDNLADAGDCVADIIAKGVIPTTMEIMDNTLIRAVEDYAKLGLPVNAEALLLLEVDGFSSEVEVQFTAIIESFKTNKAQNYTIANSELERLSLWKARRSANGALGKLKPSMVVQDIVVPRDRLPIMLSNVSALAQKYGIIIAQVAHAGDGNLHPHLLYDHRISQENEVIESVCDEIFKEALAQGGTLSGEHGIGLEKIKYMPLAFSQESLNYMKRLKTAFDPQAKLNPGKLISEGMGEGFHDPAASC; translated from the coding sequence GTGCTTCAGAACATTATTGTCAAAGAGCTGGAACAAATTGTAGGTGAAAAGAATCTTATTACGGCACGAATACCCCTGGCAACTTATGCATATGATGCCTCTCAATTTTTTGGCACGCCGGATGCTGTCGTATTTCCCACAACAACAGAAATGGTTAGTGCTATCTTCAAATTAGCTCAAAGGTATGATCTCGAAATTACTCCCCGTGGTGCCGGAACTTGTTTAAGCGGCGGGGCGGTTGCTTCTCAGGGCGGCATTGTTATCTCGATGAATAAGATGAACCGGATTTTAGACATAAATCCGGGTGCCCGCACTGTATTGGCAGAAGCCGGTGCGATCAATAAGCAGGTTCAGCTATTGGCAGAGCCCTATGGATTGATGTTCGCTCCCGACCCCGGCAGTCTGAATGTAGCCACAATCGGCGGCAATATTTCAGAAAACGCGGGTGGGATGCGTGGGGTTAAATATGGCTGTACAAAGGATCATATCTTGGGATTGGAGCTTGTGCTTCCCACGGGTGAGATCGTGACAACAGGAGAGATGGTCTCCCCTTCAGAAGAGCAAATTGATTTAAGTTATTTCCTCTGCGGTTCGGAAGGGACTCTGGGGGTAGTTACAAAGGCCTTGCTAAGTTTAACTCCGATTAATTCTCATGTGGTGACTATGACCGCTGTCTTTGATAATCTGGCGGATGCAGGGGATTGTGTTGCCGACATTATCGCCAAAGGTGTTATTCCCACGACCATGGAAATTATGGATAATACGCTGATCAGGGCTGTGGAGGACTATGCTAAGTTAGGCCTGCCTGTCAATGCCGAGGCACTTTTATTACTGGAAGTCGATGGCTTCAGTTCTGAAGTTGAGGTGCAGTTTACAGCTATTATCGAATCTTTTAAAACGAACAAAGCTCAGAACTATACTATCGCCAACAGTGAACTGGAGAGGCTTTCCCTTTGGAAAGCAAGAAGGTCGGCCAATGGCGCTCTGGGCAAACTTAAGCCCTCCATGGTTGTTCAGGATATTGTGGTTCCCAGGGACCGTCTCCCCATTATGTTAAGTAATGTCTCTGCACTGGCCCAAAAATATGGAATTATTATAGCCCAAGTGGCCCATGCGGGTGATGGTAATTTACATCCTCACCTGCTTTATGATCACCGGATCTCTCAGGAGAATGAAGTTATTGAATCTGTTTGTGATGAAATATTCAAGGAGGCTTTGGCCCAAGGAGGGACTCTTTCCGGAGAACATGGCATTGGTCTGGAAAAGATAAAATACATGCCTCTGGCTTTTAGTCAGGAAAGCTTGAACTACATGAAGCGGTTAAAGACAGCCTTCGATCCCCAGGCAAAATTAAATCCTGGCAAGCTGATTTCAGAGGGAATGGGGGAAGGGTTCCATGACCCAGCAGCAAGTTGTTGA
- a CDS encoding FAD-binding oxidoreductase, whose product MTQQQVVDVFKQFIPAQDTYSHYRNLFEAGYRPDLIFYPESAEDVAGILKLANQCQLPVYPVGSGTIFQKRIEPFAAGILMSTKKLKRIIEYRPKNMSIEVEAGLTFQELQKLLARDKIFFPVEPDEISSTIGGQVAANRYGRKKYMYKSSRFYVMGMEFVSPQGDIIRVGGRTVKNVSGYDVSQLLAGSWGLFGIITKVTLRLRPLPENNLIMKCSFRGLASVQAIIKGIFNEPLSLASLLLRTDGEELSLQLELEGFKEALELQASEMERKYGFKRSSNLLEKIKEMPFTFRVPLQNYGRVLECLWAWAEKHRLSVNIQGNVTNGTLEIDLKNTVDDEGKLIEELSGELRQFEGCLIHRGNTLRAKAEMTNQKLLLEIKRQVDPNKILVPQICFLKE is encoded by the coding sequence ATGACCCAGCAGCAAGTTGTTGATGTTTTTAAACAATTTATTCCTGCTCAAGACACGTACAGTCACTATAGAAACCTATTTGAGGCCGGTTATCGTCCGGATTTAATCTTTTATCCTGAATCGGCTGAGGATGTTGCCGGTATCCTGAAGTTAGCCAATCAATGTCAATTGCCCGTTTATCCCGTTGGCAGCGGAACGATATTTCAGAAGAGGATTGAACCGTTTGCAGCAGGAATACTGATGTCCACAAAAAAGCTTAAGCGGATTATAGAGTATAGGCCTAAAAATATGAGTATAGAAGTCGAAGCCGGCTTGACATTTCAGGAGCTTCAGAAATTATTGGCTCGGGATAAAATCTTTTTTCCTGTTGAACCGGATGAAATCTCCTCAACCATTGGCGGGCAGGTGGCTGCCAATCGTTATGGGAGAAAAAAATATATGTATAAAAGCAGCCGCTTCTATGTCATGGGTATGGAGTTCGTTTCCCCTCAGGGTGATATAATCAGGGTGGGTGGAAGAACTGTCAAAAATGTGAGCGGCTACGATGTGAGCCAGCTTCTGGCGGGCTCTTGGGGCTTATTTGGAATCATTACTAAAGTAACTCTGCGGCTCAGACCTCTTCCTGAAAATAATCTTATTATGAAGTGCAGTTTCAGAGGTCTGGCCTCAGTACAAGCTATAATCAAAGGAATATTTAATGAACCATTAAGTCTGGCCTCTCTGTTATTGAGAACTGATGGAGAGGAATTATCCTTACAGTTGGAACTTGAAGGTTTTAAGGAAGCCCTGGAATTACAGGCCTCAGAAATGGAAAGAAAATATGGATTTAAACGAAGTTCTAATTTACTGGAAAAGATAAAAGAAATGCCGTTTACCTTTAGAGTGCCGCTTCAGAATTATGGCAGGGTACTAGAATGCCTATGGGCTTGGGCAGAAAAACACCGTCTTTCTGTTAATATTCAAGGTAATGTCACCAACGGTACCCTTGAAATCGATTTGAAAAACACGGTTGATGATGAAGGCAAATTGATCGAAGAGCTAAGCGGAGAACTCCGGCAATTTGAGGGGTGTTTAATTCATAGAGGAAATACTTTGCGGGCTAAAGCTGAAATGACTAACCAGAAACTTCTCTTAGAGATCAAAAGACAAGTTGATCCCAATAAAATATTAGTTCCGCAAATCTGCTTTTTGAAGGAGTGA